A portion of the Enterobacter sp. SA187 genome contains these proteins:
- the uspB gene encoding universal stress protein UspB: protein MVSTVALFWALCVVCVVNMARYFSSLRALLVVLRGCDPLLYQYVDGGGFFTSHGQPSKQMRLVWYIYQQRYLDHHDDEFIRRCQRVRQHFILTSALCGLVVVSLIALMIWH, encoded by the coding sequence ATGGTCAGCACCGTCGCGCTGTTTTGGGCTTTGTGTGTCGTTTGTGTGGTGAATATGGCGCGTTACTTCTCATCATTACGCGCATTGTTAGTGGTACTTCGTGGTTGCGATCCGTTGCTCTATCAATATGTGGATGGCGGAGGATTTTTTACCTCGCACGGACAGCCCAGTAAGCAGATGCGCCTGGTGTGGTATATCTACCAGCAACGTTATCTGGACCATCATGATGATGAGTTTATTCGTCGCTGCCAGCGGGTTCGTCAGCATTTTATTTTAACCAGCGCGCTGTGTGGCCTGGTGGTGGTTAGCCTGATCGCCCTCATGATCTGGCACTGA
- the rsmJ gene encoding 16S rRNA (guanine(1516)-N(2))-methyltransferase RsmJ, translating to MKICLSDESGTGDGALSVLAARWALEHDADNLMALVLTPTHLELRKRDEPKLGGIFVDFVEGAMAHRRKFGGGRGEAVAKAVGVKGSYLPDVVDATAGLGRDAFVLASIGCRVRMLERNPVVAALLDDGLARGYADAEIGPWLRERLQLIHASSLTGLDEVTPRPQVVYLDPMFPHKQKSALVKKEMRVFQSLVGPDLDADGLLEPARRLATKRVVVKRPDYAPPLAGIATPNAVVTKGHRFDIYAGTPE from the coding sequence GTGAAAATTTGTTTGTCAGATGAATCAGGCACCGGAGACGGTGCCTTATCTGTTCTTGCGGCCCGCTGGGCGCTGGAGCATGACGCGGATAACCTGATGGCGCTGGTGCTCACTCCGACGCATCTTGAGCTGCGTAAACGCGATGAGCCAAAGCTCGGCGGCATCTTTGTCGATTTTGTCGAAGGGGCGATGGCACACCGGCGCAAATTCGGCGGCGGACGCGGCGAAGCGGTGGCGAAAGCAGTCGGCGTTAAGGGCAGTTATCTACCGGACGTGGTGGATGCGACCGCAGGCTTAGGCCGCGATGCCTTTGTGCTGGCGTCCATTGGCTGTCGGGTGCGCATGCTGGAACGCAATCCGGTGGTGGCGGCGCTGCTCGATGATGGTCTGGCGCGTGGCTATGCGGATGCGGAAATCGGCCCCTGGCTGCGGGAGCGTTTACAGCTGATCCACGCTTCCAGCCTGACCGGGCTTGATGAGGTAACGCCACGCCCGCAGGTGGTCTATCTCGATCCGATGTTTCCTCATAAGCAGAAAAGCGCGCTGGTGAAAAAAGAGATGCGGGTGTTTCAGTCGCTGGTGGGGCCGGATCTGGATGCGGACGGGCTGCTGGAACCTGCGCGGCGGCTGGCGACCAAACGCGTGGTGGTGAAGCGCCCGGACTATGCGCCGCCGCTGGCGGGCATCGCCACGCCTAACGCGGTGGTCACCAAGGGCCACCGGTTTGATATTTACGCCGGAACGCCGGAGTAA
- the uspA gene encoding universal stress protein UspA gives MAYTHILIAVDLSPESKVLVEKAVSMARPYNAKVSLIHVDVNYSDLYTGLIDVNLGDMQKRISEETHHALTELSTNAGYPITETLSGSGDLGQVLVDAIKKYDMDLVVCGHHQDFWSKLMSSARQLINTVHVDMLIVPLRDEEDE, from the coding sequence ATGGCTTACACACATATCCTGATCGCAGTCGATCTCTCCCCGGAAAGCAAAGTTCTGGTCGAGAAAGCGGTATCCATGGCGCGCCCTTACAATGCGAAGGTTTCGCTGATCCATGTTGATGTTAACTACTCCGATCTTTATACCGGCCTTATCGATGTGAATCTTGGCGATATGCAGAAGCGCATCTCCGAAGAGACGCATCACGCGCTGACCGAGCTGTCCACCAACGCGGGCTATCCGATCACCGAAACCCTGAGCGGCAGCGGCGATTTAGGTCAGGTGCTGGTCGATGCGATTAAGAAATACGATATGGACCTGGTGGTCTGCGGCCATCACCAGGATTTCTGGAGCAAACTGATGTCCTCCGCGCGCCAGCTGATCAATACCGTTCACGTTGATATGCTGATCGTGCCGCTGCGCGACGAAGAAGACGAGTAA